Within the Physeter macrocephalus isolate SW-GA unplaced genomic scaffold, ASM283717v5 random_12084, whole genome shotgun sequence genome, the region CACACCAGGCCTTCAGCATGTTTCTGCAAAAGCCATGGGGCCTCGGAGGAGACAGGGGTACGCAGTTCACACTGGTCTACCAGCTCCCCAAGGAAGATgcaagggagggagagaacagagagctctccccagccccacagaCAAAGCTAATTAATGCCTTCGGGCAAATCATTTCACCTTCGGGGGGTCTGCTGTTTCTCTACCCAACATGAAACACACCCACCATCTTCCTCCTGATGGGCGCAATCCCCCAGCCTGCTGGGAACCTGGAGAAGCAGTCTGGCTGCCTGGCCACGGGGACTCACCGAGCCACGACTCCGCCGTGTCCTCATGCTATGTTTCCCACTGGGCCCATCGTCTTCCTCTTTCACAGGTTTGAACATGAACGGCGGGGGGTCCACGGGCTTCTCAATGGGGGGCAGCTCGCCGTACTTCTTGAAGTGGACGCGGCAGTCCGTGCAGAGCAGGATGTTCTCCCGGGCCCCGTGGTGCCAGTCTTTGGAGGCTGTGCGAGGGAAGAGGGCGGGGATGCCAACCGCGACGACCCACGCCCCGGGGACAGACGTCGGAGCAGCGAGGCCCCTCCGCGGGCTCAGCTGGCCCGGCGTCACGAGAACCACGTAGCGCTGAGCGTGGACCAACACCTGTCACCCAGACCACAGAGGTGCTAGTGTCGCCCTGCTCTCCCCTGGAGGGGAAAGGACTTCGGGACCACCCACCACCCGCGCCTCGTCTCAAGAGACCCAGGAAGCGCTGGCAGTGGGCTCCCAGGAACACAGGCCCCGACCTCCAACAAGCCTGTCCTACCCACTGGTCGGCACTCCATCCTGAACGCTAACAGGAGAGTCAAGTAAAACAGAGATCTTCAACTTTCTAAGTAACCCTGAAGACAATGCAAATGTCAAGTCAGCGACCGCCCAGACAGGCCTCCAGGTCGATCCCCCAACGCGCGGCACCGGAGGCGCCCGAGCCTGGCTGCTCCAGCGGGGCCCCCGCCCGCCGAGCCCACTCACTGGTGGTGAAGCAGTGGCGGCAGGCGTAGCCCTTCAGCTCCTGCTCGCTGTCCTCGCTGTCGAAGTCATCCTCACTGGCCGAACTCAGGTCCACTGGGCATGACGGGCAcacaagggggtgggggaggcaccATCAGGCTGGGCCAAGACTGGGGCCACCTGTCACCTCGGACCTGCCCCAGGCTCTGAGCCAACAG harbors:
- the LOC129391984 gene encoding arginine-glutamic acid dipeptide repeats protein-like; protein product: MECRPVASKDWHHGARENILLCTDCRVHFKKYGELPPIEKPVDPPPFMFKPVKEEDDGPSGKHSMRTRRSRGSVSPRGQAARLLLQVPSRLGDCAHQEEDGGCVSCWVEKQQTPR